A genomic window from Solanum dulcamara chromosome 11, daSolDulc1.2, whole genome shotgun sequence includes:
- the LOC129872721 gene encoding uncharacterized protein LOC129872721 encodes MAQSPIGNSRRRDDVDFNLREWTLKAKISRENTNSRRFSASYIRSFREDAKSFRSNISISSTVSSPGYTLRDEIDPSTYSFTTALKALQAKTIYSWEYMSPDGLALNSKWNEAEKYICNPLSGEVPLECLSAKTLSGRSFRQSTSKITMSAPLIYPSQYHTQQFHPKRPPIKVVPPHELKIQIPRKEKGNITRDVETQSSTPGNVLSSKSPSPARTPSIEERSKKRCVADDSPIITPQVKSEEKGD; translated from the exons ATGGCACAATCACCTATTGGAAATTCAAGAAGGCGAGACGATGTTGATTTTAACCTGAGAGAATGGACTCTTAAGGCCAAAATTAGCAGAGAAAACACAAATTCAAGAAGATTTTCAGCTTCTTATATTAGAAGTTTCAGAGAAGATGCAAAATCTTTTAGATCAAACATTTCCATTTCTAGTACTGTTTCTTCCCCTGGCTACACCTTAAGAG ATGAAATTGACCCATCAACTTATTCTTTTACCACTGCCCTTAAAG CATTGCAGGCAAAAACAATATACAGTTGGGAATACATGTCACCTGATGGATTGGCTTTAAATTCCAAGTGGAATGAAGCTGAGAAATATATCTGCAATCCTTTATCAGGGGAAGTTCCTTTGGAATGTTTATCTGCAAAAACATTAAGTGGGAGATCGTTTCGACAATCAACCAGTAAAATCACCATGTCTGCACCTTTGATTTATCCTTCTCAATATCACACTCAACAATTCCATCCAAAACGTCCTCCTATAAAAGTAGTACCTCCGCATGAACTAAAAATCCAAATTCCAAGGAAAG AGAAGGGTAACATTACAAGAGATGTGGAAACACAGAGCAGTACACCAGGTAATGTCTTAAGTTCAAAAAGTCCAAGTCCTGCTCGTACTCCATCCATTGAGGAAAGATCAAAAAAACGCTGTGTAGCTGATGATTCACCTATCATTACTCCTCAAGTCAAATCTGAGGAAAAG GGAGACTAG
- the LOC129874280 gene encoding RHOMBOID-like protein 9, chloroplastic has translation MISTVLLGGVHSRGSIPQKVVPILYRENNRLFPLVDQFSPTSQRRIFWTVKSSLSSQEKQLRALDSYFQKLHDSTGEEKVTRKYHLLKAEKALPSLEYFQGKEPKFHTFSPSDENTIEEASYFSMKIINRGGRAKKLEQYMKLKAKDIESSNEESSSFYFIGILASINIAVFLFETASPVRNSEIGMLSLPMVYGAKINHLILLGEWWRLLTPMFLHSGVLHIALGCWVLLSFGPQVCKAYGSFPFFLIYLLGGISDNLISFLHTPEPTVGGTGPGFALIGAWLIYQVQNKDMLGKEAPKSMIEKAIIATAFSFVLSNFGPIDNWAHFGATLMGITYGYLICPTPQVENIASSESYQKEGITLVKQNSDLCKSLIYFSVFILLFASLLLVIEPPLNSIAGAGAGAGDKF, from the exons ATGATCTCCACAGTATTACTAGGAGGAGTCCATAGCAGGGGAAGCATTCCACAAAAAGTTGTCCCTATATTATATAGGGAGAATAACAGATTGTTTCCCCTTGTAGACCAGTTTTCGCCTACTTCTCAAAGAAGAATATTTTGGACAGTGAAATCTTCATTGAGTAGTCAGGAGAAGCAACTGAGAGCCTTGGATTCTTACTTCCAAAAGCTTCATGATAGCACGGGAGAAGAAAAGGTAACACGAAAATATCATCTACTTAAGGCAGAGAAGGCACTACCATCTTTGGAATATTTTCAGGGAAAAG AGCCAAAATTCCATACCTTCTCACCTTCGGATGAGAATACAATTGAAGAAGCTTCATATTTTTCAATGAAAATCATCAACAGAGGTGGCAGGGCTAAGAAACTAGAACAGTACATGAAGTTAAAAGCTAAGGATATTGAGAGTTCGAACGAAGAATCATCTAGTTTTTACTTTAT AGGCATACTGGCTTCTATTAACATTGCAGTATTCCTCTTCGAGACAGCTAGTCCAGTCAGGAACTCGGAAATAGGGATGTTGTCACTACCAATGGTATATGGCGCAAAGATTAATCATTTGATCCTACTTGGTGAATGGTGGAGGCTTCTAACACCGATGTTTCTG CACTCAGGAGTCCTTCACATAGCCCTTGGTTGTTGGGTGCTTCTAAGTTTTGGGcctcaagtatgtaaagcatacgGTTCATTTCCATTTTTCCTGATATATCTTCTAGGAGGAATTTCTGATAACCTCATCAGCTTTCTTCACACACCGGAGCCAACTGTTGGAGGAACT GGACCTGGTTTTGCTCTAATAGGAGCTTGGCTTATATATCAAGTCCAGAACAAAGACATGCTAGGAAAAGAAGCTCCTAAAAGCATGATCGAAAAGGCAATAATAGCAACTGCTTTCAGCTTTGTGCTAAGCAACTTTGGGCCTATAGATAACTG GGCACACTTTGGAGCAACATTGATGGGAATAACATATGGTTATCTTATATGTCCAACTCCTCAAGTGGAAAATATTGCATCTTCAGAAAGTTATCAAAAAGAAGGAATCACACTGGTTAAACAAAATTCAGATCTTTGTAAATCCCTTATTTACTTCTCTGTCTTTATTCTGCTGTTTGCTTCTTTGCTTTTGGTAATAGAACCTCCTCTCAACTCTATAGCTGGAGCTGGAGCTGGAGCTGGAGACAAgttctaa